Proteins encoded in a region of the Ancylobacter sp. SL191 genome:
- a CDS encoding ABC transporter substrate-binding protein has translation MKFARILLAAAALAVGAGAAHAEIKTVRIGTEGAYPPFNSVDSTGKLVGFDIDIATALCAKMKVECTFVAQDWDGIIPALLSKKYDAIVASMSITDERKEKVAFTDPYYLTPGNFMAPKDTKITEISPAALKGKVIGAQSSTTGATYLEDKYTGSDIKLYPTQDEANADLASGRLDAVLADKFVLYEWLEKTDAGKCCKFVGPDLKDVNPQGTGIAVRKEDNELREMLNKAIKEIVADGTYQKINAKYFPFPIN, from the coding sequence ATGAAATTCGCCAGGATTCTGCTCGCCGCCGCCGCGCTCGCCGTCGGCGCCGGCGCGGCCCATGCCGAGATCAAGACGGTGCGCATCGGCACCGAAGGCGCTTACCCGCCCTTCAACTCGGTCGATTCCACCGGCAAGCTGGTCGGCTTCGACATCGACATCGCCACGGCACTCTGCGCCAAGATGAAGGTCGAGTGCACGTTCGTCGCGCAGGATTGGGATGGCATCATCCCCGCGCTGCTGTCCAAGAAGTACGACGCCATCGTCGCCTCCATGTCGATCACCGACGAGCGCAAGGAGAAGGTGGCGTTCACCGACCCCTACTACCTGACGCCCGGCAACTTCATGGCGCCGAAGGACACCAAGATCACCGAGATCTCCCCGGCCGCGCTCAAGGGCAAGGTGATCGGCGCGCAGTCCTCGACCACGGGCGCGACCTATCTCGAGGACAAGTACACGGGCTCCGACATCAAGCTCTACCCGACGCAGGACGAGGCCAATGCCGACCTCGCCTCTGGCCGCCTCGACGCGGTGCTGGCCGACAAGTTCGTGCTCTATGAATGGCTGGAGAAGACCGACGCCGGCAAGTGCTGCAAGTTCGTCGGCCCGGACCTCAAGGACGTGAACCCGCAGGGCACCGGCATCGCCGTGCGCAAGGAAGACAACGAACTGCGCGAGATGCTGAACAAGGCGATCAAGGAGATCGTCGCCGACGGCACCTACCAGAAGATCAACGCGAAGTATTTCCCCTTCCCGATCAACTGA
- a CDS encoding ubiquinol-cytochrome C chaperone family protein, whose protein sequence is MILRFFRRNDGRETIQRLYGAIVAQSREPVFYTEYGVPDSIAGRFEMILLHSFLLFHRLKGESEERRALGQRVFDAFCIDMDANLREMGVGDLTVPKKMKKVAEAFYGRVAAYDGALGEAGAGALDEAVLRNVYQSDADFAPQAARLADFIRRAVAALATVPFETFAGGDFPLPPAVDPQSKELATP, encoded by the coding sequence ATGATTCTGCGCTTCTTCCGCCGGAACGACGGACGCGAGACCATTCAGCGGCTCTATGGCGCGATCGTGGCGCAGTCGCGTGAACCCGTATTCTATACCGAATATGGCGTGCCCGACAGCATTGCCGGGCGGTTCGAGATGATCCTGCTGCACAGCTTCCTGCTGTTCCACCGGCTGAAGGGGGAGAGCGAGGAGCGCCGCGCGCTGGGCCAGCGCGTGTTCGATGCCTTCTGCATCGACATGGACGCCAATCTGCGCGAGATGGGGGTCGGTGACCTCACCGTGCCGAAGAAGATGAAAAAAGTGGCCGAGGCATTTTATGGCCGCGTTGCCGCGTATGATGGCGCTCTGGGTGAGGCCGGGGCCGGCGCGCTGGACGAGGCGGTGCTGCGCAACGTCTATCAGTCCGACGCCGACTTCGCCCCGCAGGCCGCCCGCCTTGCCGACTTCATCCGCCGCGCGGTTGCCGCGCTGGCGACCGTTCCCTTCGAGACCTTCGCCGGCGGCGACTTTCCGCTCCCG
- a CDS encoding NAD(P)/FAD-dependent oxidoreductase: MKTDVIVLGAGIVGTSIAHNLAERGRSVALVDRRGPGEETSYGNAGLVERGSIFPVAFPRSLSALIEIARGQNPAAHYHWDALPGLMPWMFAYWRASAPARILDYARTMSTLLAFSLSEHERLAALAGAQHYFREGGWLKLYRSEAGIAQERKEFPLAQQYGLTAREIGLDEALALEPHLRPVFRHAVLWSDPHSVSSPGGVTQAYAENLKALGGQVVRGDAATLTRLGAGWWVMTEQGPVEAPEVVIALGPWARDILGPFGVKVPLAVKRGYHMQYRTEGNAGLSRPVLDEEGGYVITPMVGGIRLTTGVEFARRDAPKTPVQLEKTEPLARGLFPLGERAEAEPWMGCRPAFPDMLPAIGPIPTQKGMWVAIGHQHLGFTLGPVTGRLIAEMMGSEPTCVDPAPFSPERF, encoded by the coding sequence ATGAAGACCGATGTGATCGTCCTTGGCGCCGGCATTGTCGGCACCTCGATCGCCCATAACCTCGCCGAGCGCGGGCGCAGCGTGGCGCTGGTCGACCGGCGCGGGCCGGGGGAGGAGACGTCCTATGGCAATGCCGGCCTCGTCGAGCGCGGCTCGATCTTTCCCGTCGCCTTCCCGCGCAGCCTGTCCGCGTTGATCGAGATCGCGCGCGGCCAGAACCCGGCGGCGCACTATCATTGGGACGCGCTGCCCGGCCTGATGCCCTGGATGTTCGCCTATTGGCGGGCCTCGGCGCCGGCGCGCATCCTCGATTACGCCCGCACCATGTCGACGCTGCTGGCCTTCAGCCTGTCCGAGCATGAGCGCCTCGCCGCGCTCGCCGGCGCGCAGCATTATTTCCGCGAAGGGGGCTGGCTGAAGCTGTACCGCAGCGAGGCCGGCATCGCGCAGGAGCGCAAGGAATTCCCGCTCGCCCAGCAGTACGGTCTCACCGCCCGCGAGATCGGGCTCGACGAGGCTCTGGCGCTGGAGCCGCATCTGCGTCCGGTGTTCCGCCATGCCGTGCTGTGGTCCGACCCGCATTCGGTGTCGAGCCCCGGCGGGGTGACGCAGGCCTATGCGGAAAATCTCAAAGCGCTCGGCGGGCAGGTGGTGCGCGGCGACGCGGCGACGCTCACCCGTCTCGGCGCCGGCTGGTGGGTAATGACCGAGCAGGGCCCTGTCGAGGCGCCCGAGGTGGTGATCGCGCTCGGGCCTTGGGCGCGCGACATTCTCGGCCCGTTCGGGGTGAAGGTGCCGCTGGCGGTGAAGCGCGGCTATCACATGCAGTACCGCACTGAGGGCAATGCCGGCCTCTCGCGCCCGGTGCTGGACGAGGAGGGCGGCTATGTCATCACGCCCATGGTCGGCGGCATCCGCCTGACGACCGGCGTGGAATTCGCCCGCCGCGACGCGCCGAAGACGCCGGTGCAGCTGGAGAAGACCGAGCCGCTGGCGCGCGGGCTGTTCCCGCTCGGCGAGCGGGCGGAGGCCGAGCCCTGGATGGGCTGTCGCCCCGCATTCCCGGACATGCTGCCGGCCATCGGGCCTATCCCGACGCAGAAGGGCATGTGGGTGGCGATCGGCCACCAGCATCTCGGCTTCACGCTCGGCCCGGTCACCGGACGGCTGATCGCGGAGATGATGGGCAGCGAGCCGACCTGCGTCGATCCCGCGCCCTTCTCGCCCGAGCGGTTCTGA
- a CDS encoding outer membrane protein assembly factor BamE, with translation MPASSAGLARTPTSFVSEQQRGYVPNPGALEQVPVGSSQEQVLLVLGTPSTVATVDGEVFYYISQKTKKVMFLRPEITEQRVLAVYFDRKDKRVTRIADYGLKDGKVFDFVSRSTPTGGSELSMLGQLFNATSFNPTM, from the coding sequence ATGCCGGCCTCGTCCGCGGGACTGGCGCGCACGCCGACCAGTTTCGTCAGCGAGCAGCAGCGCGGCTATGTGCCCAATCCCGGCGCGCTGGAGCAGGTGCCGGTCGGGTCGAGCCAGGAGCAGGTTCTGCTGGTGCTCGGCACGCCCTCGACGGTCGCCACCGTGGATGGCGAGGTGTTCTATTACATCTCGCAGAAGACCAAGAAGGTCATGTTCCTGCGGCCGGAAATCACCGAACAGCGCGTGCTGGCGGTGTATTTCGACCGCAAGGACAAGCGCGTGACCCGCATCGCCGATTACGGCCTCAAGGACGGCAAGGTGTTCGACTTCGTCAGCCGTTCGACGCCGACCGGTGGCAGCGAGCTGTCCATGCTCGGCCAGCTCTTCAACGCCACCAGCTTCAACCCGACGATGTGA